CACTTAATACAACCGTTATTGCAATGAATCCAAACAACGGAGAAATACTTGCTTTAGCCAATAATCCTAATTATAATCCAAATGATCCAAGAAATTTAGATGATTTTTTTTCTCAAGAAGAAATAGACAACTTAAGCTCAGAAGAACGTCTTAACTTTCTAAATGGTTTGTGGCGTTCTTATGCCATTAATAATACGTATGAGCCAGGTTCAACATTTAAACCCGTAACCATATCAGCAGCACTGGAAGAAGGCATACTAACAGGAGATGAGATATTTGAATGCGAGGGTAGTGTCAATGTAGCAGGAACTAGAATCGGTTGTTGGAGTAGAGAAGGTCATGGTGAGCAAACGTTATCAGAAGTGTTGGCCAATTCTTGTAATGTGGGTATGGTACAAATTGGAGAACTAATGGGAAAAGAAATATTTGTAGAGTATCAAAGAAACTTTGGTTTTGGTGAAAGAACAAATGTTGATTTATTAGGAGAAGCCAGTGCCAATAACTTATTATACAATGTTAATAATATGGGACCTGTGGAATTGGCTACGAATACATTTGGACAAACTTTTAATGTAACACCAATACAATTAATCACAGCGATATCCAGTATTATTAATGGTGGTGAATTATTAGAACCACATATTATTAAACAAATAATCGATGATAATGGTGCAATAATAGATTCTATTGACAAAAAAGTTGTTAGAAATATAATCTCTAAAGACACGGCGGATCAAGTAAAAGAGTATATGTTTGATGCAGTAGAAGTGGGAACAGGTCATTATGCATCTTTAGAAGGGTATGAAATCGGTGGTAAAACAGGTACAGCAGAGAAACTACCAAGGGGAAATGACAAATACGTTATTTCATTTATAGGTTTTACGCCAATTGAAAATCCTGAAATTATTTTACTGGTTATATCAGATGAACCTAGCGTACCCAATGCAAGTAGTTCATTAGTGGTTTCGTTGTTTTCAGAAATCATGCAAGACATACTACCCTATTTAAATATTTATCCAGCTGAATAAATGTGATTGTCTATAAAAGAAGAATAAATAAAAAGATTGTAATATTATATTACAGTCTTTTTTTATGACCAAAAGGCATTGTATGTGCGTAACACATATTATCCTATATGGAAAATAACATAAAATAACACAATCTAACGGTAGAAATTAAACTTTAATCAAGGTATAATATTAAAAGACCACAGTATACAATTATTGACTAATGAGATTTACCAAGGAGGAAAAAATGAAAAAAATATTAATAGCCATAGTAGCAATTTTGCTTGTTCTCAATACATTTGAATTATTAAATACAGAAGGAAGAAAAGCAGATGAAGATTATCATACTCAAATAAGATTCTCTTGGTGGGGCGTTAATAAACAACATATACCTACAAATGAAGTGATTGCTATGTTTGAAGAAGATCATCCCGGTGTAAGAGTAATACCTGAATATATAAATGAAGGCTTACATTTTGAAAGATTAGCGGCTCAATTAGTGGCAGAAGAAGAGTCAGATTTAATACAAGTTAATTTTGAATGGTTAAGTTCTTTATCAGAAGAAGGGGATCGATTTTATGACCTCTATGAGGTTGAAAGCATAGACCTTAATAATTGGTCGCAAGAATCATTAGATAAATTAACGGTTAATGGAAAATTGCAAGGTGTGCCAATTTCCAATGTGTCACGAAGTTTTTTCATCAATAAAACATTGTATGATGAAGCTGGTATAGAAATACCTAGGACTTGGGAAGATTTGATGGCGGCAGGTCATATTTTTCAAGAACGATTAGGTGAAGATTATTATGCTTTAGGTAATATCGATTTTTATGAAGATTTGGCAACATTAACTTTTAGTTATCTGGCTCAAAAAACAGGAAACGATATTATTGAAGATGGACAAATTGGTTTTACAGTAGAGGAATTAGAAGAAGGATTTGTTTTTGTTAATGATTTAATTAATAATTACGTTATACCAGATGTGGATTTTGATGTTAGAAGAAAAGACTATGAAAATCCGAATTGGATTTCAGGACATTATGGCGGTATTTATATATGGAATTCATCTATAGATGCTTATCTAGGCAATCTTAATCCAAATATTGATGCTAATATCGTAGCGGTTCCAATGTTTGAGTTAAAAGAAGAACAAAAGCACTCAGGCATTTTAACAAAGTATTCTAGCATATTCGCAATCAGTAAAAATTCCAATGAACCAGAGTTAGCAGGAGAACTGTTAAATAATATGTATACAAATGAAGAAGCAGTAAAAAAAATAGGTTTGGCAAGATCAATTCCTGTTAATGAAGAAGCAAAAAAAATACTAAAAAATGATGGTCAGCTTGAAGGATTAGAGTATGAAGCATACATTTTAGCACATAATAATGACGCTCAATTTTT
The genomic region above belongs to Natranaerovirga hydrolytica and contains:
- a CDS encoding peptidoglycan D,D-transpeptidase FtsI family protein, with protein sequence MKKKLTKKMKLKTVLIFALVFIVFMALSIRLIYINRVQGSQFERQVLAQQTNYNRILQDKRGSIFDRNGTILANSLSTYNLILDPQVISVSRENVKNNIIFALENYFDIEKDLLNQYIENPQGRHYVPLIKNMSYEEKQNFQLFLQEENIQNAISGVWFEEEFVRNYPFEHLASHVLGFVNANEGMWGIEEKYNDLLKGETGRAFGMVSEGFYVNTEVKEPKNGNNIITTIDYTIQHYVERAVREFNETYEPLNTTVIAMNPNNGEILALANNPNYNPNDPRNLDDFFSQEEIDNLSSEERLNFLNGLWRSYAINNTYEPGSTFKPVTISAALEEGILTGDEIFECEGSVNVAGTRIGCWSREGHGEQTLSEVLANSCNVGMVQIGELMGKEIFVEYQRNFGFGERTNVDLLGEASANNLLYNVNNMGPVELATNTFGQTFNVTPIQLITAISSIINGGELLEPHIIKQIIDDNGAIIDSIDKKVVRNIISKDTADQVKEYMFDAVEVGTGHYASLEGYEIGGKTGTAEKLPRGNDKYVISFIGFTPIENPEIILLVISDEPSVPNASSSLVVSLFSEIMQDILPYLNIYPAE
- a CDS encoding ABC transporter substrate-binding protein codes for the protein MKKILIAIVAILLVLNTFELLNTEGRKADEDYHTQIRFSWWGVNKQHIPTNEVIAMFEEDHPGVRVIPEYINEGLHFERLAAQLVAEEESDLIQVNFEWLSSLSEEGDRFYDLYEVESIDLNNWSQESLDKLTVNGKLQGVPISNVSRSFFINKTLYDEAGIEIPRTWEDLMAAGHIFQERLGEDYYALGNIDFYEDLATLTFSYLAQKTGNDIIEDGQIGFTVEELEEGFVFVNDLINNYVIPDVDFDVRRKDYENPNWISGHYGGIYIWNSSIDAYLGNLNPNIDANIVAVPMFELKEEQKHSGILTKYSSIFAISKNSNEPELAGELLNNMYTNEEAVKKIGLARSIPVNEEAKKILKNDGQLEGLEYEAYILAHNNDAQFLDKRFDDYTVNEAYNAVFDDFVKSRGKMSPQDAAEQLYEMVNVALLEAME